GGAAGTGGGGTACAAAGCGTCTGGAATCCGCCACAAATCTGATAATGTCTTCATCCAGTAAGTTGGGTTCAATTGATGAAATGCGGAACCGCTCAATGCCCTTCACCTGATCCAGTTGGGTAATAAGGTCAAGAAATGTTTCATCGCTGCCTCTGCCGAAATCGCCGATGTTCACTCCGGTCAGCACAACCTCCTTTACACCGGTTGCTGCAATTTCATGTGCGGAACTCACCACATCTTCTATGCTGCCTGAGCGACTTCTTCCCCGGGCCATGGGAATGGTGCAGAATGCACAGAAATAATCGCATCCGTCCTGGACCTTCAGAAACGAACGGGTGCGGTCACCCGCCGAATACGCCGGATTGAATTCTTTTACCTGCAATATCTCGCAACTGTGGACCGCCTGTACCTTGCCTTGCTTATGTTGTTCAACATGATAAGGCAGATTGAATTTCTCAGAAGCACCAAGTACGATATTAACCCCGGGAATACGCGTGATCTCTTCAGGACGAAGTTGTGCGTAACAGCCGATCACTGCGACGAAGGCTTCGGGAGATGTCTTCAGTGCTTTTTTTACAATGGCTTTGCATTTGCGATCTGCATTGTCTGTGACCGAACAGGTATTGATCACATAAACGTCAGCTGCTTCTTCAAATGCGACCCGGGTATAACCTTGCTTCTCAAAATCCCTTGCGATGGATGAAGATTCTGAGAAATTCAGTTTGCATCCCAATGTATAGAAAGCCACTTTTTTCATGGGAGTGCAAAGGTAGGGAAAATCCGATAGCCCACGTTACACAACCAACTCATGGCCATGTTGAAAAACTGTTTATAACGGAATAGGCCATGGGCG
The DNA window shown above is from Flavobacteriales bacterium and carries:
- the mtaB gene encoding tRNA (N(6)-L-threonylcarbamoyladenosine(37)-C(2))-methylthiotransferase MtaB — protein: MKKVAFYTLGCKLNFSESSSIARDFEKQGYTRVAFEEAADVYVINTCSVTDNADRKCKAIVKKALKTSPEAFVAVIGCYAQLRPEEITRIPGVNIVLGASEKFNLPYHVEQHKQGKVQAVHSCEILQVKEFNPAYSAGDRTRSFLKVQDGCDYFCAFCTIPMARGRSRSGSIEDVVSSAHEIAATGVKEVVLTGVNIGDFGRGSDETFLDLITQLDQVKGIERFRISSIEPNLLDEDIIRFVADSRRFVPHFHIPLQSGSDEILKAMRRKYQTALYRNRIEMIKSVMPMACIGVDVIVGFPGETEAHYLETEQFLESLDISYLHVFTYSERPGTTALRLDGTVSKEDREIRSRRLHKLSDLKRKQFYENYLGSNQKVLWESDEKEGMMFGFTDNYIKTTMPADPSRFNQIEEVTLSGLSTASPVLTAEAYLPVTA